A single region of the Saprospiraceae bacterium genome encodes:
- a CDS encoding ABC transporter permease — protein sequence MLEQNIRLFFRVISRERLHTLLTVGGLALGLAAVLLAFVFIQDENSFDGFHAKKERIFRVNKWVKETSGEQNEDAETPGLMAASMEEDLPEVEAAARIAPWFDKVLVSYEDQHLQIENWVFADSNFFYLFDFKVIAGGDPHKLLLMPGQMVLTQTLAKRLFGDRDPIGKSIKGLNDRLYTVSGIVEDAPRQSHIQFDALVSWASTQPGSNFLSFSFMNNWLGQTVYTYVLLRDPGQMATVNDKMANFTAQHMPDRIDRYRFFLQPLKEVYLHSYELRYLRFDKMGSASFLRTFSIIALLILLIACFNYINMTTARSLQRIKEVGVKKVLGAQKGQLLKQFLIETAGMVIFSTFLATSLAPLLLPRLNAMFGKEIPVESVFSTSATGFLLAIILLTSVLAGLFPGLMLSQFKPISIFQQRTRLSSGGELPRQILTTLQLTVSVALIIGTILLQKQFSYLLNRDLGFDKEQVMVMHTPPGIDSSATAFREALSTIPGVISLSICQATASDGTFGSGVFPDKASQEELPVQLFRVDTAYLRTYGMEMAAGRFLDRSSDIDPGAVVINETLAHQMDWDNPLEKSIRFNATDEPVRIVGVIKDFNFSSLHEAVSPLVMYLDGRKSNVSLRFDPAQLANLLPQVQQIWERFEARFPFDYYFVDEYFSKQYTAEQQMLNVIRLFSILAIFIACLGLYGLTSFAIARRRKEIGIRKVLGASIRSIMALLSSSLLKLTGIALLLATPLVWYLSTDWLQNFAYHVNLSWWMFLAAGLLMVVIVMATVGIQSMRAAVANPVKALRME from the coding sequence ATGCTAGAACAAAACATACGCCTTTTCTTCCGGGTCATTAGCCGTGAACGATTACATACCCTCTTAACCGTCGGTGGGCTAGCCCTAGGTTTAGCCGCCGTTTTGCTGGCTTTCGTTTTTATTCAGGATGAAAACAGTTTTGATGGGTTTCATGCCAAAAAGGAAAGGATATTTAGGGTGAATAAATGGGTGAAAGAAACGAGCGGCGAGCAAAATGAAGATGCAGAGACCCCAGGGTTGATGGCTGCCTCGATGGAGGAAGATTTGCCAGAGGTAGAAGCGGCCGCACGCATTGCTCCTTGGTTTGATAAAGTACTCGTTTCTTATGAAGACCAGCACCTGCAAATTGAAAATTGGGTGTTTGCAGATAGCAATTTTTTCTATTTGTTTGATTTTAAGGTCATTGCAGGAGGAGATCCCCATAAACTGCTTCTTATGCCTGGCCAAATGGTCTTGACGCAGACCCTAGCCAAACGCCTTTTTGGTGATCGAGACCCCATTGGTAAATCGATAAAAGGTTTAAATGATCGTTTATACACGGTCTCTGGTATTGTCGAAGATGCTCCCCGCCAATCCCATATTCAGTTTGATGCCCTGGTCTCCTGGGCTTCCACCCAACCGGGTTCCAATTTCCTTAGCTTCAGCTTTATGAATAATTGGCTGGGGCAAACGGTTTACACCTATGTACTGCTCCGCGACCCTGGTCAAATGGCGACAGTAAATGATAAAATGGCAAATTTTACAGCCCAACATATGCCTGATCGGATCGATCGATACCGCTTTTTTTTGCAGCCACTCAAGGAGGTTTACCTCCATTCTTATGAGTTGCGCTATTTGCGTTTTGATAAAATGGGTAGTGCTTCCTTTCTGCGGACATTTTCTATTATTGCCTTATTGATATTATTAATTGCCTGTTTTAATTATATCAATATGACCACCGCTCGTTCCTTACAACGAATCAAAGAAGTTGGTGTCAAAAAAGTTTTAGGTGCTCAAAAAGGACAATTACTCAAACAGTTTTTGATAGAAACGGCAGGTATGGTTATTTTTTCTACCTTTCTAGCCACTTCCTTGGCGCCTTTGCTGCTTCCTCGCTTGAATGCCATGTTTGGTAAGGAAATACCTGTTGAAAGTGTGTTTTCAACTTCCGCCACTGGATTTTTATTGGCGATTATACTGCTGACGAGCGTTTTGGCTGGTTTGTTCCCGGGTTTGATGTTGTCGCAATTTAAGCCCATAAGCATTTTCCAGCAGCGTACCCGATTATCCTCTGGCGGGGAATTGCCCAGACAAATTTTAACCACCCTCCAACTGACGGTGAGTGTTGCCCTGATTATTGGCACTATTTTATTACAAAAACAGTTTAGTTACTTACTAAACAGAGACTTAGGCTTTGATAAAGAGCAGGTCATGGTGATGCATACGCCACCCGGGATCGATAGCAGCGCTACGGCTTTTCGCGAGGCACTTTCGACCATTCCTGGTGTCATATCCCTTTCCATATGCCAGGCTACCGCCAGTGATGGGACCTTCGGTTCAGGGGTTTTTCCGGATAAGGCAAGTCAGGAAGAGTTACCTGTCCAATTATTTAGAGTGGATACAGCTTATCTGAGGACCTATGGGATGGAAATGGCGGCGGGCCGCTTTTTAGACCGCTCCTCTGATATAGACCCAGGGGCTGTCGTGATCAACGAAACTTTGGCTCATCAAATGGACTGGGATAACCCTTTGGAAAAAAGCATCCGATTTAACGCTACGGACGAACCTGTTCGAATTGTAGGCGTCATCAAGGATTTTAATTTTTCTTCCCTACATGAAGCCGTCAGTCCCTTGGTTATGTATTTAGATGGCAGAAAATCAAACGTCTCTTTACGTTTTGATCCGGCACAATTAGCTAATTTGCTACCACAAGTCCAACAGATTTGGGAGCGCTTTGAAGCCCGTTTTCCCTTTGATTATTATTTTGTTGACGAATATTTTTCTAAGCAATATACCGCTGAACAACAAATGTTGAATGTAATCCGCCTGTTTTCAATACTTGCTATCTTTATTGCTTGTCTTGGTTTATATGGATTGACCTCCTTTGCTATTGCTCGGCGTAGGAAAGAAATTGGTATTCGCAAAGTATTAGGTGCCTCTATTAGGAGCATTATGGCTTTGCTGTCCAGCAGTTTGCTGAAGTTGACAGGAATAGCATTGCTTTTAGCCACACCACTGGTTTGGTACCTATCGACCGACTGGCTGCAAAACTTCGCCTACCACGTAAACCTTAGTTGGTGGATGTTTTTGGCCGCTGGCTTGCTGATGGTGGTCATTGTCATGGCAACGGTAGGTATCCAGAGCATGAGGGCGGCTGTTGCCAACCCGGTCAAGGCACTGCGGATGGAGTGA